From Micromonospora rifamycinica, a single genomic window includes:
- the glgB gene encoding 1,4-alpha-glucan branching protein GlgB yields the protein MDQLIAGATHDPHALLGAHPADGWTTIRTMRRGAGDVVLLVGDDRHPMKRVHDVGVFEARVEGSVLDYRVEVDGWVTDDPYRHPPTLGELDLHLIGEGRHERLWEALGARVRDGGVAFAVWAPNARGVRVIGDFTGWGADEGWPMRCLGSSGVWEIFVPGAPEGARYKYRVLGADGRWRDKADPMAAYAEVPPATASVVHRSRYEWSDAQWLEQRARRQPHREPMSVYEVHLGSWRPGLGYRELADQLTAYVTEMGFTHVEFLPVMEHPFGGSWGYQVTGYFAPTSRFGDPDDFRHLVDRLHAAGIGVLLDWVPAHFPKDEWALARFDGTPLYEHPDPRRGEHPDWGTYVFDFGRREVRNFLVANALYWCDEFHVDGLRVDAVASMLYLDYSRPEGQWLPNQHGGRENLEAIAFMQEVNATVYKHHAGVVMIAEESTAWPGVTRSTSDGGLGFGFKWNMGWMHDTLLYTAKDPIYRQHHHHQLTFSLAYAWSENYVLPISHDEVVHGKGSLAGKMPGDTWQRLANVRALLAYMWAHPGKQLLFMGCELGDDREWSEERGLDWYLLHDPARAGVQRLVADLNAAYRGTPALWAQDTDPAGFRWIAGDDVANNAASFVRIAPDGATLVCVANFSATPLEDYRVGLPAGGAWTEVINTDAHHYGGSGVGNLGTVHAQDVPWHGLPASAALRVPPLGVLWLRRD from the coding sequence ATGGACCAGCTGATCGCCGGCGCGACCCACGATCCGCACGCCCTGCTCGGGGCGCACCCCGCCGACGGGTGGACCACCATCCGCACCATGCGGCGGGGCGCCGGTGACGTGGTGCTGCTCGTCGGCGACGACCGGCACCCGATGAAGCGGGTGCACGACGTGGGCGTCTTCGAGGCCCGCGTCGAGGGCAGCGTGCTCGACTACCGGGTCGAGGTCGACGGGTGGGTCACCGACGACCCGTACCGCCACCCGCCGACCCTGGGCGAGCTGGACCTGCACCTGATCGGCGAGGGCCGGCACGAACGGCTCTGGGAGGCGCTCGGCGCGCGGGTCCGCGACGGGGGCGTCGCCTTCGCGGTGTGGGCCCCGAACGCCCGGGGGGTACGGGTCATCGGCGACTTCACCGGCTGGGGGGCCGACGAGGGCTGGCCCATGCGCTGCCTCGGCTCCAGCGGCGTCTGGGAGATCTTCGTGCCCGGCGCGCCGGAGGGTGCCCGGTACAAGTACCGGGTGCTCGGCGCGGACGGCCGGTGGCGGGACAAGGCCGACCCGATGGCCGCGTACGCGGAGGTGCCGCCGGCCACCGCCTCGGTGGTGCACCGGTCCCGCTACGAGTGGTCCGACGCGCAGTGGCTGGAGCAGCGGGCCCGCCGGCAGCCGCACCGGGAACCGATGAGCGTGTACGAGGTGCACCTCGGCTCGTGGCGGCCCGGCCTCGGCTACCGGGAGCTGGCCGACCAGCTCACCGCGTACGTCACCGAGATGGGCTTCACCCACGTGGAGTTCCTGCCGGTGATGGAGCACCCGTTCGGCGGTTCCTGGGGCTACCAGGTCACCGGCTACTTCGCACCGACCTCCCGGTTCGGCGACCCGGACGACTTCCGGCACCTGGTGGACCGGCTGCACGCCGCCGGCATCGGGGTGCTGCTCGACTGGGTGCCCGCGCACTTCCCCAAGGACGAGTGGGCGCTGGCCCGCTTCGACGGCACCCCGCTCTACGAGCACCCCGACCCGCGCCGCGGCGAGCACCCCGACTGGGGCACCTACGTCTTCGACTTCGGTCGCCGGGAGGTGCGCAACTTCCTGGTCGCCAACGCGCTGTACTGGTGCGACGAGTTCCACGTCGACGGCCTGCGGGTGGACGCGGTCGCCTCGATGCTCTATCTGGACTACTCCCGCCCCGAGGGGCAGTGGCTGCCCAACCAGCACGGCGGCCGGGAGAACCTGGAGGCGATCGCCTTCATGCAGGAGGTCAACGCCACCGTCTACAAGCACCACGCCGGGGTGGTGATGATCGCCGAGGAGTCCACCGCCTGGCCCGGGGTGACCCGGTCCACCAGCGACGGCGGGCTCGGCTTCGGCTTCAAGTGGAACATGGGCTGGATGCACGACACCCTGCTCTACACCGCGAAGGACCCGATCTACCGGCAGCACCACCACCACCAGCTCACCTTCTCCCTGGCGTACGCGTGGAGCGAGAACTACGTGCTGCCGATCAGCCACGACGAGGTGGTGCACGGCAAGGGCTCACTGGCCGGCAAGATGCCCGGCGACACCTGGCAACGGCTGGCCAACGTCCGGGCGCTGCTGGCGTACATGTGGGCGCACCCGGGCAAGCAACTGCTCTTCATGGGCTGCGAGCTGGGCGACGACCGGGAGTGGAGCGAGGAACGCGGGCTGGACTGGTACCTCCTGCACGATCCGGCGCGGGCCGGGGTGCAGCGGCTGGTCGCCGACCTCAACGCCGCCTACCGGGGCACCCCGGCGCTGTGGGCGCAGGACACCGACCCGGCCGGGTTCCGCTGGATCGCCGGGGACGACGTCGCCAACAACGCGGCGTCCTTCGTCCGGATCGCCCCGGACGGCGCGACCCTGGTCTGTGTGGCCAACTTCTCCGCGACCCCGCTGGAGGACTACCGGGTCGGCCTGCCGGCCGGCGGCGCCTGGACCGAGGTGATCAACACCGACGCGCACCACTACGGCGGCTCCGGGGTGGGCAACCTCGGCACGGTGCACGCCCAGGACGTCCCCTGGCACGGCCTGCCGGCCTCGGCGGCACTGCGGGTGCCCCCGCTCGGCGTGCTCTGGCTGCGCCGCGACTGA
- a CDS encoding transcriptional regulator, protein MSDFHDWDDIRADLHDGDDDALDVERARTEAWASAFHLAEERKRLGLTQRQVAELMGVTPGRVSQIENGDLEANEVATLGRYARALGARMRIIFDYGSDLRQIA, encoded by the coding sequence ATGAGTGACTTCCATGACTGGGACGACATCCGCGCCGATCTACACGACGGCGACGACGACGCGCTGGACGTGGAGCGCGCACGCACCGAGGCGTGGGCCAGCGCGTTCCACCTTGCCGAGGAGCGGAAGCGACTCGGCCTCACCCAGCGGCAGGTGGCCGAACTGATGGGAGTGACGCCCGGCCGGGTGAGCCAGATCGAGAACGGCGACCTGGAGGCCAACGAGGTGGCCACCCTCGGCCGGTACGCACGAGCCCTGGGCGCCCGGATGCGGATCATCTTCGACTACGGCAGCGACCTCCGTCAGATTGCCTGA
- a CDS encoding type II toxin-antitoxin system RelE/ParE family toxin, which yields MTGEPARRWAIRTTGDVRDWLRALSRADPGAYRSVNVAIDMLAESGPGLGRPLVDTLKGSSISNLKELRPRSGREVAIRVLFVFDPWSQAVLLVAGNKAGDWTRWYEKAIPVAEVTYEGWLAVERKRRQG from the coding sequence ATGACCGGCGAGCCCGCCCGTCGCTGGGCGATCAGGACGACAGGCGATGTCCGTGACTGGTTACGGGCTCTGAGCAGGGCCGACCCGGGGGCGTACCGGTCCGTCAACGTGGCGATCGACATGCTCGCCGAGAGCGGGCCGGGTCTGGGCCGACCCTTGGTCGACACTCTCAAAGGTTCGAGCATCAGCAACCTCAAGGAGTTGCGGCCGAGATCTGGGCGGGAAGTCGCCATTCGCGTCCTGTTCGTCTTCGATCCCTGGTCACAGGCAGTGCTGTTGGTCGCCGGCAACAAGGCCGGAGACTGGACGCGATGGTACGAGAAGGCGATTCCCGTCGCGGAGGTCACGTACGAAGGCTGGCTCGCTGTCGAGAGGAAACGGAGGCAGGGCTGA
- a CDS encoding alpha-1,4-glucan--maltose-1-phosphate maltosyltransferase produces the protein MSGRFPIEDVSPVVACGRYPAKAVVDELVPVSARAYREGHDALGCNVVWHGPDGVTRPFTRMRPGEPGQDRWHATIRPDAVGEWTFTVEAFQDPYLTWQNAVTKKVAAGQGAAELANDLAEGVRVLTAALGLVPAGDVGRVEAAVAALGDKEADLARRVAPALDLADLLWAHPVRELVTTGTPHRLWVDRPRALFSAWYEFFPRSEGAIPATVDAPARSGTFVTALDRLPGVAAMGFDVLYLPPIHPIGRVNRKGRNNALTAGPDDVGSPWAIGAAEGGHDAIHPDLGTPEDFREFVAAAAEQGLEVAMDLALQCAPDHPWVTEHPEWFTTRADGSIAYAENPPKKYQDIYPVNFDNDPDGIRAEVLRVVRHWIGEGIRIFRVDNPHTKPFDFWHWLIAEVKRTDPDVLFLAEAFTRPAIMHGLGKIGFTQSYTYFTWRTTAAEMREYCEELVASADWMRPNFWPNTPDILHESLQHGGPPMFKIRAVLAALLSPSWGMYAGFELFEHVARPGAEEYLDNEKYELRPRDWAGAQAHGRSLAPFVATLNRVRREHPALHRLRNLVFHDIDNPTLLCWSKHDPDTGDTVIVVCSFDSHTVQWGNTTLDMPALGFDWHERFTVHDELTGAGYEWGQRNAVRLDPYLQPAHVLTVRRPPAPPTPEPAGAEPAELTVADVPDELSGGTAPTTPAPEDGQPATPTGTGPAVARPTTARRTGKGSRRAGRPTTGSTPTDPASKDARWTS, from the coding sequence GTGAGCGGACGGTTCCCGATCGAAGACGTCTCCCCTGTCGTCGCCTGCGGTCGCTACCCGGCCAAGGCGGTGGTCGACGAGCTGGTGCCGGTGTCGGCCCGCGCCTACCGGGAGGGCCACGACGCGCTCGGCTGCAACGTGGTCTGGCACGGCCCGGACGGCGTGACCCGGCCCTTCACCCGGATGCGCCCCGGCGAACCGGGGCAGGACCGGTGGCACGCCACCATCCGCCCGGATGCCGTCGGTGAGTGGACCTTCACCGTGGAGGCGTTCCAGGACCCGTACCTGACCTGGCAGAACGCGGTGACCAAGAAGGTCGCCGCCGGGCAGGGCGCGGCCGAGCTGGCCAACGACCTGGCCGAGGGCGTCCGGGTGCTGACCGCCGCGCTGGGACTCGTACCGGCCGGCGACGTCGGGCGGGTCGAGGCGGCGGTGGCCGCGCTGGGCGACAAGGAGGCCGACCTGGCCCGACGGGTCGCCCCGGCGCTCGACCTGGCCGACCTGCTCTGGGCGCACCCGGTGCGGGAACTGGTCACCACCGGCACGCCGCACCGGCTCTGGGTGGACCGCCCCCGGGCGCTCTTCTCCGCCTGGTACGAGTTCTTCCCCCGCTCCGAGGGCGCCATCCCGGCCACCGTCGACGCCCCGGCCCGCTCGGGCACCTTCGTCACCGCGCTGGACCGGCTGCCCGGGGTCGCCGCGATGGGCTTCGACGTGCTCTACCTGCCACCGATCCACCCGATCGGCCGGGTCAACCGCAAGGGCCGCAACAACGCGCTGACCGCCGGCCCCGACGACGTCGGCTCGCCGTGGGCGATCGGCGCGGCCGAGGGCGGCCACGACGCCATCCACCCCGACCTGGGTACGCCGGAGGACTTCCGCGAGTTCGTCGCCGCCGCCGCCGAGCAGGGCCTGGAGGTGGCGATGGACCTGGCGTTGCAGTGCGCCCCCGACCACCCGTGGGTCACCGAGCACCCGGAATGGTTCACCACCCGCGCCGACGGCAGCATCGCGTACGCGGAGAACCCGCCCAAGAAATACCAGGACATCTACCCGGTCAACTTCGACAACGATCCCGACGGCATCCGGGCCGAGGTGCTGCGGGTGGTGCGGCACTGGATCGGCGAGGGCATCCGGATCTTCCGGGTGGACAACCCGCACACCAAGCCCTTCGACTTCTGGCACTGGCTGATCGCCGAGGTCAAGCGGACCGACCCGGACGTGCTCTTCCTGGCCGAGGCGTTCACCCGGCCGGCGATCATGCACGGCCTCGGCAAGATCGGTTTCACCCAGTCGTACACCTACTTCACCTGGCGCACGACGGCCGCCGAGATGCGGGAGTACTGCGAGGAACTGGTCGCCTCGGCCGACTGGATGCGGCCCAACTTCTGGCCCAACACGCCGGACATCCTGCACGAGTCGTTGCAGCACGGCGGACCGCCGATGTTCAAGATCCGGGCGGTGCTGGCCGCGCTGCTCAGCCCCTCCTGGGGCATGTACGCCGGGTTCGAGCTGTTCGAGCACGTCGCCCGACCCGGTGCCGAGGAATACCTCGACAACGAGAAGTACGAGCTGCGGCCCCGGGACTGGGCCGGCGCGCAGGCACACGGCCGCTCGCTCGCCCCGTTCGTCGCCACCCTCAACCGGGTCCGCCGCGAGCACCCGGCCCTGCACCGGCTGCGCAACCTGGTCTTCCACGACATCGACAACCCGACACTGCTCTGCTGGTCCAAGCACGACCCGGACACCGGCGACACGGTCATCGTGGTCTGCTCGTTCGACTCGCACACCGTGCAGTGGGGCAACACCACCCTGGACATGCCGGCCCTCGGCTTCGACTGGCACGAGCGGTTCACCGTGCACGACGAGCTGACCGGGGCCGGCTACGAGTGGGGCCAGCGCAACGCGGTCCGGCTCGACCCGTACCTGCAACCCGCGCACGTGCTGACGGTCCGCCGGCCGCCGGCACCACCCACCCCGGAGCCGGCCGGGGCCGAGCCGGCCGAGCTGACAGTGGCCGACGTCCCCGACGAACTCTCCGGCGGCACCGCGCCGACCACCCCCGCCCCGGAGGACGGCCAGCCGGCCACCCCGACGGGAACCGGCCCCGCCGTGGCCCGCCCCACCACGGCCCGCCGCACGGGGAAGGGCAGCCGCAGGGCTGGCCGTCCCACCACCGGCAGCACCCCGACCGACCCCGCCTCGAAGGACGCCAGATGGACCAGCTGA